The window GTGGGGAATCGGCATGTTGAATCAGGTTCATCACGGTTTCCTCAGGATTTGACTTGAGAAAGTTCGCTGGCGTCTTCACCAGTCAGTGGCCCCTTCGCTGGAGGCTCTTTCAATTCAACGCGTTTGATCTCGCCCACGATGAAGATGTAGCTGAACACCGCCACGACCGCATTGGCACCGACAAACACCAGCGCCCATTTGAACGAGCCAGTGGTTGCGATGATGTAGCCGATCACGATCGGGGTGCTGATCGATGCCAGGTTACCGAAGGTGTTGAACAGGCCACCGCTCAAACCGGCGATCTGTTTCGGCGAAGCATCGGACATTACAGCCCAGCCCAGCGCGCCGACACCTTTGCCAAAGAAGGCCAGGGCCATGAAGCCCACCACCATCCATTCAACGTCAACGTAGTTACAGGCCACGATCGAGGTCGACAGCAACAGGCCACCAATGATTGGCGCCTTGCGAGCGAAGGTCAGCGAATGGCCTTTGCGCAGCAGGTAGTCGGAAATGATCCCGCCCAACACACCACCGATGAAGCCGCAAATGGCGGGCAAGGAAGCAATGATGCCTGCCTTGAGGATGGTCATGCCGCGTTCCTGCACCAGGTACACCGGGAACCAGGTCAGGAAGAAGTAGGTGATGCCGTTGATGCAGTACTGGCTCAGGTAGATACCGAGCATCATGCGATTGGTCAGCAGCTGACGAATGTAGTCCCATTTTGGCCCTGCGTTGCTGCCCTTGCCCTTGTCTTGGTCCATGTCGACCATGCCGCCGTTGTTGGCAATGTGGTCAAACTCTTCCTTGTTGATGCGTGGGTGTTCGCGCGGGCTGTAGATGGTTTTCATCCACACGGCCGAGAACACGATACCCAGGGCGCCCATCACGATGAACACGTGCTGCCAGCCGAAGCGGTACACGATCCAGCCCATCAGCGGAGCGAACAGCACGGTGGCGAAGTATTGCGCGGAGTTGAAGATGGCCGAGGCTGTACCGCGTTCAGCGGTGGGGAACCAGGCAGCCACGATGCGCGCGTTGCCAGGGAAGGAAGGCGCTTCGGCCAGGCCCACCATGAACCGCAGCATGAACAGCACCACGACGGCGGAGCCGACGCCGAATTCACCGACATAGCCTTGCAGCAAGGTGAACAACGACCAGGTGAAGATGCTTAATGCGTAGATTTTCTTGGAGCCAAAACGGTCGAGCAGCCAGCCGCCTGGAATCTGACCGGCCACATAGGCCCAGCCAAACGCAGAGAAGATGAACCCGAGGGTGACGGCGTCGATGCCAAGGTCTTTTTGCAGGCTGGAACCGGCAATGGCAATGGTGGCGCGGTCGGCGTAGTTGATCGTGGTCACCAGGAACAGCATGAGCAGGATCAAATAGCGGACGTGAGTCGGCTTGGACTTTTGCATGTGTGCGTTAACTCCCACTAATTATTTTTTTGCGCGGGTAAATCGTTTTTGCTGCTGGTATGTGTTGCTGCGCCTGTTGGCCCCTTGGAATACGCCGCTATCCGCGACACCTCCCACCGACAGTGAGTACGCATTGTTGCCACCGATGCAGCCGACCATCGCCTTCGAGGGCCATGCTGTCCGCTGATCATCAGTCGTTGTGCTACGGGCTAATTACCCATGGCAAAAAACCGCTGATTGCTCAGCGGTTCAATGACAGGTTTCGTTTATTGCTTGCCTTGCTTGTCCATCAGCGCGGCGAGCATTTCGTACTCTTCGCCTGTCAGGTCAGTCAGCGGTGTACGCACTGGACCTGCGTCGTAGCCAGCGATTTTCGCGCCTGCTTTGACGATGCTCACGGCGTAGCCGGATTTACGGTTACGGATGTCCAGGTATGGCAGGAAGAAATCGTCGATCATCTTGTCGACGGCAGCGTGATCTTCCTTGGCGATGGCGTGGTAGAAGTCCATGGCCAGCTTCGGCACGAAGTTGAACACTGCAGACGAGTAGACCGGCACGCCCAGCGCCTTGTAGGCAGCGGCGTAAACTTCGGCGGTCGGCAAACCACCCAGGTACGAGAAGCGGTCGCCCAGACGGCGGCGGATCGAAACCATCAGTTCGATATCACCCAGGCCATCTTTGTAGCCGATCAGGTTAGGGCAGCGATCAGCCAGTTTTTCCAGCAGCGGAGCGGTCAGGCGGCAGACATTACGGTTGTAAACGATGACGCCGATCTTGACCGATTTGCACACCGCTTCAACGTGGGCGGCAACGCCGTCCTGGCTGGCTTCAGTCAGGTAATGCGGCAGCAGCAACAGGCCTTTGGCGCCCAGACGCTCGGCTTCTTGAGCGTACTCGATGGCTTGACGGGTCGAACCGCCCACGCCTGCCAGGATTGGCACGCTGGTGGCGCAAGTGTCGACGGCAGTCTTGATCACTTCAGAGTATTCGCTGGCTGCCAGGGAGAAGAACTCACCTGTACCGCCGGCCGCGAACAGTGCGCTGGCGCCGTACGGGGCCAACCACTCAAGACGCTTGATGTAGCCAGCGCGATGGAAGTCGCCCTGGGCATTGAAATCGGTAACCGGGAAGGACAGCAGACCGTGGGAAAGGATGGACTTCAGTTCTTGTGGATTCATTATTCGAACACCCTGAGCAGCAAAAAGTGAATGGATCATCAGCTGTGTGCCGATGTCGTAAGTCATCGTACAACTGATACTAAAATCACTCAACAGGGATTTTGAACTTTTTCCAGAGAGGGTGCCGAATGGTATCCCACGCCCCGCAGGAATGGGGATGGCAAGGAAACTGGCTAGACTAAGGTCGTATGATCACTACAGGGCTTGGGTGGGATGAAGTCTCTGTAGGAGCTGCCGAAGGCTGCGAAAGCGGCACACCTGACACTCCGCCATTCGCAGCCTTCTCAGTTGCTACAAACGACCACCGAACCCGTGGGAGCGAATTCATTCGCGAAGAGGCCCTTACATCCGATGCTCATCTACCGTCTGTACCGCAGCCTTCGCGAATGAATTCGCTCCCACAGGGGCATGCGTTCTTTCAGGAACACCCAGGTCCTGAGCTGACCGAGGTTACGAGGGCTGCGAAAGCGGTGTATCTGACCCGCAGCCATTCGCAGCCTTCGGCAGCTCCTACAAACGACTACCGAACCCGTGGGAGCGAATTCATTCGCGAAGAGGCCCTTACATCCGACGTTCATCTATCATCTGCACCGGAGCCTTCGCGAATGAATTCGCTCCCACAGGGGCATGCGTTCTTTCAGGTACACCCCAGTCCTGAGCTGACCGAGGTTACGAGGGCTGCGAAGGCGGTGTATCTGACCCGCCGCTGTTCGCAGCCTGCGGCAGCTCCTACAGGCTCGATGTTCTCTTCAAAATCCGGGTTTAGCCCAAATTCAAGCCCTTTGCGACTCCGCCTCTTCATGGGCGTGGCGCAACCGTTCGCGGCTGTTGGTCAGGTGCAGGCGCATGGCAGCGCGGGCGGCGTCGGAGTCCTGGCGGGCGATGGCGTCGTAGATTTCTTCGTGCTCGCGGCTCAGGCGGGTCATGTAGTGCTGCTGGTCATCGTGGGCCAGCCGCGCCGAGTTCAGCCGGGTGCGCGGGATGATGCTCGTCCCCAGGTGAGTCATGATGTCGGTGAAATAACGGTTGCCCGTGGACAACGCGATCTGCAGGTGAAACTGGAAGTCCGACGACACTGCGTCTGTCGCATGGGCCGCGCTCTCGTTCAAGGCATCAAGCGCCGTGCGCATCGCCAGCAACTGCTCGTCGCTGCGGCGCTGCGCGGCCAGCCCGGCCGATTCAACCTCCAGGCTGATGCGCAACTCGAGAATCGCCAGCACATCACGCAAGGTGACGATGGTCGCCGGATCGATCCGAAAGCCGCTCGGGCTCGGCGTGTCCAGCACAAAGGTGCCGATGCCGTGCCGCGTCTCGACCAGGCCAGAAGCCTGCAAACGCGAGATGGCTTCACGAACAACCGTTCGGCTGACGCCCTGCTCTTCCATGATTGCCGATTCCGTCGGCAGTTTGTCGCCACGCTTGAGCAGCCCGCTGCGAATACGCTCGGACAGTTCAGTAACCAACTCCTGCGCCAGGCTGCGGTGCTTGCGCCGTGCGCGAGGAGGAGCGCTTTGATTTTCCATATGCAACATCAATCTCAACCTGGGAAAGAACACATGATAGCTCACCGAGTTATACGATCACATTCGTAAAAGCGACCGTTTTCCCGGATATGGTCATACAACGGGTTGCGAACGAGGCTGTTCCTGCAATTGCCCGCCCTCGATACGCAGCAGCCGTCGATGAAAGCGCTTGAGGCTGCTGCGGTGGCCGATGCTGATCACAGTTACATCCGCTAACTCATCGATCACAGCCTGGTACAGCTGCTCCTCATCTTCTTCATCCATGGCAGAGGTGGCTTCATCCATAAACAGCCATTGCGGTTCGAACAGCAAGGCCCGGGCAAACGCCAGGCGCTGCTGCTCGCCGGGGGACAGCATGCGCTGCCAGTGATTGCTCTCGTCCAGGCGTGAAGTCAGATGACTCAGTCGGCAGGTCTCCAAGACCTCCGCGAAACGCTCAGCCGGGTAAGTCTCGACGCCCTGTGGATAACTTAGCGCCTCGCGCAGGGTGCCAATCGGCAGATAAGGGCTTTGCGGCAGGAACAGATAACGCTCGGCTGGCAACCGGATATGGCCCTTGCCGTCCTGCCACAAACCACCCAAGGCCCGCAGCAGTGTGCTTTTACCGCTGCCGGAGCGCCCGCTGAGCATGACTCGCTCGCCCGCCGCCACCTCAAGGTTCGCGTTATTCAACAGCTGACGACTGGCCCCCAGTTGCAACGCCAGCCCTTCGATACTCAGCGAGCTGCCCGCCTGCTGGATATCGATAGCCGACACCTGCGCCTCGTTCTGATCCATCGCCTGGCGAAAGCTCAACAACCGGTCACAGGTCGCCCGCCATGAGGCCAGCGTGGCGTAGGCATCAATGAACCAGCTGAAGTTTTCCTGCACGCTGCCAAAGGCCGAGTTGATCTGCATGAGCTCGCCCAACTCGATCTTGCCCGCGAAGTAACGCGGCGCGGCCACCATAAAGGCGAAGATCACGGCGATCTGCGAATAGCCCGCCGTGAAGAACGTCAGACGTTTCTGCACCCCCATCATCGACCAATAGTTGCTCCAGACCTGGCCAAATCGCGAACTGAGCCGCGCGTTCTCGTTGGGTTCGCCGTTGGACAGCGCAATGTTCTCGGCATGCTCGCGCACCCGCACCAGCGAGAAACGCAGGTCAGCTTCGTAACGCTCCTGCTGATTGCTCAGGGGGATCAGACGACGACCGATGACATGGGTGAGCCAGCTTCCGACCACTGCATAAAGGAAAGCCGCCCAGAACATGTAGCCGGGGATGGTGATGCCGAACAGCTCGATGCTGCCGGAAACACCCCAGAGGATGATCGAGAACGACACCAGGCTGACCACGGTCTTCATCAAGCCCAGGCCCAGGCTCAAGGTACTGCTGGTGAACTGGTTGAGGTCCTCGGACAGCCGCTGGTCCGGGTTATCGGTATAACCGCCCTGCTCCAGCCGGTAGTAGTTTTTATGGCTCAGCCATTTGCTGAAGTGCTGCTCGGTCAGCCAGCGTCGCCAGCGGATGGTCAGCATCTGGGTCAGGTACAGCCGGTACACGGCGCCGAGAATCCCGAACGTGGCAATGCCGCAGAAATACAGGATCGACTGAGTGAACGCCGCCAGGTCCTTCTTTTCCAGCGCGTTGTAGAAATCCCGGTACCAGCTGTTGAGGACCACGGAAATACCCACGCTGAACAGCGAGAGCGCAATCACGGCGAGCAACAGTATCCAGGCCAGGCGCTTTTCTTCGCTGCGCCAGTAAGGGGTGATCAGCTTCCAGACGCGGGAAAAGAACTTTTCGTGCACGCTGTCATTGACGATGCTGTATTCGGCATTGCGCTTCATGGGTGATGACTCGACTTCGTAGTGAAGTTCAGCGTCTGTGCAGAGGCAACAGACGCTCGACGCGATCATCCATGACTGAAAAAGCGCTTAGCGGCGTACGGGACGCTTCTGCAATTTGCGCTGCAAGGTGCGGCGGTGCATGCCCAGCGCCCGGGCGGTCGCGGAAATGTTGCCTTCATGCTCGGTCAGCACGCGCTGAATGTGCTCCCACTGCAGGCGGTCCACCGACATCGGGTTGTCCGGCACCAGGGTGTCCAGGTCCGAATGCTGGGACAGCAGCGCCGCCAGCACGTCATCGGCATCGGCCGGTTTGCACAGGTAGTTGCAGGCGCCGCGCTTGATCGCCTCCACCGCCGTGGCAATGCTCGAATAACCGGTGAGGATCACCACGCGCATGTCCGGGTCCAGCTCCAGTAGCTTGGGCAGCAGCACCAGGCCGGAATCGCCGTCCATTTTCAGGTCCAGCGCGGCGAATTCGGGAATGTCCGACTGGGCCAGGATCAGCCCTTCTTCAGCGGAACTTGCGGTGCTGACGCGAAAACCGCGTCGCGACATCGCCCGGGCCATGACGCGAGTGAACGTCGCGTCATCATCAACCAGCAACAGATGCGGCAGCTCTTCGCCTTCAACCTGGATTTCGTCACTCATACATCATCTCCTCGGGCGTCACATGGCAGGCGCAGCTCGGTGAGCGTACCGCCTTGCTCGTGACTGTAGAGTTTTACCGAGCCGCCCGCGCGGGTCACGCTGGCCTTGCTCAAAAACAGACCCAGGCCGAAGCCTTTGCCTTTGGTCGTAAAAAACGGTTTGCCGATCTGCTCGGCGATGGCCAGCGGCACACCGGGGCCATGGTCACGAATGCTGATGCAGATTTCCTGGGTGTCCCAGCTCAGATTCACTTCCAGGCCTTCGGGGCAGGCGTCGGCTGCGTTATTGAGCAGGTTGAGCAGCGCCTGTGTCAGGTCCGGCGGCGGCGCCAGCATGGGCGCAGTGCCCTTGCCCAGCAACTGGAATCGGTAGCTGGCCTCCGGGCGCATCAAGTGCCAGCGATTGAGCGACTCGGCCAGCCAATGATTGACGGTCTGCATCTCGACCGCCAGGCGACGATTGGCCTCGGCAGCGCGTACCAGTTGCTGCAGGGTCTGCTTGCACTGCTTGACCTGTTCCTGGAGCACTTCAAGGTCATCCTGCAACGCCGGGTCCTTGTGGTCCTGGCGCATTTCCTTGAGCAGCACGCTCATGGTGGCCAGCGGC of the Paucimonas lemoignei genome contains:
- the gudP_4 gene encoding D-galactonate transporter, which gives rise to MQKSKPTHVRYLILLMLFLVTTINYADRATIAIAGSSLQKDLGIDAVTLGFIFSAFGWAYVAGQIPGGWLLDRFGSKKIYALSIFTWSLFTLLQGYVGEFGVGSAVVVLFMLRFMVGLAEAPSFPGNARIVAAWFPTAERGTASAIFNSAQYFATVLFAPLMGWIVYRFGWQHVFIVMGALGIVFSAVWMKTIYSPREHPRINKEEFDHIANNGGMVDMDQDKGKGSNAGPKWDYIRQLLTNRMMLGIYLSQYCINGITYFFLTWFPVYLVQERGMTILKAGIIASLPAICGFIGGVLGGIISDYLLRKGHSLTFARKAPIIGGLLLSTSIVACNYVDVEWMVVGFMALAFFGKGVGALGWAVMSDASPKQIAGLSGGLFNTFGNLASISTPIVIGYIIATTGSFKWALVFVGANAVVAVFSYIFIVGEIKRVELKEPPAKGPLTGEDASELSQVKS
- the mosA gene encoding 5-dehydro-4-deoxyglucarate dehydratase, which gives rise to MNPQELKSILSHGLLSFPVTDFNAQGDFHRAGYIKRLEWLAPYGASALFAAGGTGEFFSLAASEYSEVIKTAVDTCATSVPILAGVGGSTRQAIEYAQEAERLGAKGLLLLPHYLTEASQDGVAAHVEAVCKSVKIGVIVYNRNVCRLTAPLLEKLADRCPNLIGYKDGLGDIELMVSIRRRLGDRFSYLGGLPTAEVYAAAYKALGVPVYSSAVFNFVPKLAMDFYHAIAKEDHAAVDKMIDDFFLPYLDIRNRKSGYAVSIVKAGAKIAGYDAGPVRTPLTDLTGEEYEMLAALMDKQGKQ
- the lutR_7 gene encoding transcriptional regulator GntR; its protein translation is MLHMENQSAPPRARRKHRSLAQELVTELSERIRSGLLKRGDKLPTESAIMEEQGVSRTVVREAISRLQASGLVETRHGIGTFVLDTPSPSGFRIDPATIVTLRDVLAILELRISLEVESAGLAAQRRSDEQLLAMRTALDALNESAAHATDAVSSDFQFHLQIALSTGNRYFTDIMTHLGTSIIPRTRLNSARLAHDDQQHYMTRLSREHEEIYDAIARQDSDAARAAMRLHLTNSRERLRHAHEEAESQRA
- the yddA_2 gene encoding ABC transporter ATP-binding protein, translated to MKRNAEYSIVNDSVHEKFFSRVWKLITPYWRSEEKRLAWILLLAVIALSLFSVGISVVLNSWYRDFYNALEKKDLAAFTQSILYFCGIATFGILGAVYRLYLTQMLTIRWRRWLTEQHFSKWLSHKNYYRLEQGGYTDNPDQRLSEDLNQFTSSTLSLGLGLMKTVVSLVSFSIILWGVSGSIELFGITIPGYMFWAAFLYAVVGSWLTHVIGRRLIPLSNQQERYEADLRFSLVRVREHAENIALSNGEPNENARLSSRFGQVWSNYWSMMGVQKRLTFFTAGYSQIAVIFAFMVAAPRYFAGKIELGELMQINSAFGSVQENFSWFIDAYATLASWRATCDRLLSFRQAMDQNEAQVSAIDIQQAGSSLSIEGLALQLGASRQLLNNANLEVAAGERVMLSGRSGSGKSTLLRALGGLWQDGKGHIRLPAERYLFLPQSPYLPIGTLREALSYPQGVETYPAERFAEVLETCRLSHLTSRLDESNHWQRMLSPGEQQRLAFARALLFEPQWLFMDEATSAMDEEDEEQLYQAVIDELADVTVISIGHRSSLKRFHRRLLRIEGGQLQEQPRSQPVV
- the regA gene encoding DNA-binding response regulator, which translates into the protein MSDEIQVEGEELPHLLLVDDDATFTRVMARAMSRRGFRVSTASSAEEGLILAQSDIPEFAALDLKMDGDSGLVLLPKLLELDPDMRVVILTGYSSIATAVEAIKRGACNYLCKPADADDVLAALLSQHSDLDTLVPDNPMSVDRLQWEHIQRVLTEHEGNISATARALGMHRRTLQRKLQKRPVRR